GTCAGTTGTGACTTATGTTGCAAGAAATCTTGGCATAGAGGATCTTACAATGAGTGCAGAATTCCCTGTTCCGGAGGAGGTGCTGAATTCCACTTTCATGGCGGTGATCGGAGCTCTGGAGGAAAGCAGTGGGGCAGAGCGAGCTGCATTCTTTCTTAGAGTAAGGAACTTGTCggtgcttgttttttgttttttttattaatttaattgtttcaaGGTTGTTTTTATAGTAAATGATCCTCATCTCCATCTTCTTTGCTACCCCACAGGATTTCCTATTGACTCAGCTGATAGGGAAGGACCTGTTTGATATGTGGACTGTGGTGAATCCAATGGGATTGCTGGTGGAGGaactttcaaaaagaaatattcCTCTGCCAGAACCTCGTCTCATCAGGTCTGCTGGAGCCAGTACTGTCCTCCCGCTCTACTTTGTCGGCTTGTACAGGTACATGTGCAATGATGCATGCTGTTTTTGCTACATTTATTATTCGAATGTGAGATTCATAGAAATAATTTACCTATGCATCGTGTTcatgttttgcttattttctgaTTCATCTAGTGGCACAAAACTCCTGGCTCAAGGTCCAGGAGAGACACTTGTTGGAGCTGAGGAGGAAGCGGCACGTGTGGCTCTGCGCAAACTTTATGGCTTCACTGAGAACCGCAGACCCTTTGACTTCTCTCCACAACAGCAGCATCAGCGAACGTTACTTCAGTCAGCTAGTAGCAACTGACAAGTTAATAGATCTTAAATCATTATGAATCTAAGGGACAAAGTTGCAGGTGTTACACGGTATAGACTTTCAGCAGGTTATAATTAAACTTGAGTCCACTTTTCAGGATTTACTATATTTGGATTTCAAATGTCATTGCCACAGAGAAATAAGAACACCAGAGGTCATCTGTTGTACATAAGAAGTGTAAGCCCGTCAGAATAGTACAATGCCTGAAATAGACCTGACATTTGGCTTTCCTGTAAATAATGCAGCTGCTCTGTGGTGGGCTTTGTACTGTTATATAACTCacatgtaataaaatgtttgtatgaATGTATGCTTGCTTTGATTTAGTTCATTTTCAGTTCCTGCTTTAGATGGATGGCATTTGTATTTACTTGCCATAAGTCTAGTTCGCTGATTCTAAAGTGTTAAAATGTCAAGTAGTGAGTATATTCCTCACACAAAGAACATGAATAACTTAACACAACTTATGACTTGCAAAAGTGATAATCCTCTGAACCTTTACTTATTTTTGGCTCAATACAATCTCAAACGACAGTgttattgggatttaatgtgatagaccaacacaatgtagGGCATAATTTAAGAACTCATGCGTGAGCTAAAAG
Above is a window of Xiphophorus hellerii strain 12219 chromosome 18, Xiphophorus_hellerii-4.1, whole genome shotgun sequence DNA encoding:
- the mrpl44 gene encoding large ribosomal subunit protein mL44 — its product is MAAGYMLNRGVLIFRLHCQLVSRSPSLIQVREKKRWMKAYTHIMAKKLKLEGPPPPKPRWQLPNWDYHSEVQAFSSRLHENFTLELLKTAFVNPCYLQAEQERRKQLGVDSETTALVLKDNLQLSKKGEGLTKSFLTDWCRASFPSLPHEGVECIVGHLSSPSVVTYVARNLGIEDLTMSAEFPVPEEVLNSTFMAVIGALEESSGAERAAFFLRDFLLTQLIGKDLFDMWTVVNPMGLLVEELSKRNIPLPEPRLIRSAGASTVLPLYFVGLYSGTKLLAQGPGETLVGAEEEAARVALRKLYGFTENRRPFDFSPQQQHQRTLLQSASSN